Proteins encoded together in one Prosthecobacter debontii window:
- a CDS encoding ABC1 kinase family protein: MKIEPLARLERHAKRLGEIAAVLGKYGLADLFGGFDYPWLNKRLLSADGQVLSDLTTPARVRLALTELGTTFIKLGQMLSTRPDLVGAQMAAELAELQANVPAEPVEIARAIILADLGQPVEELFGEFDEVPLAAASIAQVYAARLHTGERVVVKVRRGGIEAKSTTDLEIVQAMAELLEKHSPSLRPYQPVAIVRQFRKALLREMDFTYEKRNIEEFTRNFEDEPEVRIPQVYGDLCSHQIITMERLEGISGTDIEGLRASGENLAEFARRGANMYLEMVFRDGFYHADPHPGNLMLLPGCIVGVIDCGQVGRIDDELRDEVEALLLAIVENDSTQVTEQVLRLGAVPPDFNRERLRSDLDEFMADFIGHPLRDINVGHALTSLIEIIRRYHITLPPPLAVLLKTIIVLEGTSRRFSPDISLAELIQPFCQRMILRRFSPSRMMRRARRTYRDWDRLITVLPRDLADLMSRFRDGTLTVHLDHRHLDPIINRLVFGVLTAAIFLGSSQLWSSAAPPLLWGISIFGALGYMVSVYLGWRLMRAIRKSGNIDSKD; the protein is encoded by the coding sequence ATGAAGATCGAACCGCTCGCCCGACTGGAACGCCATGCGAAAAGGCTGGGGGAAATCGCGGCTGTGCTGGGCAAGTATGGGCTGGCCGATCTGTTTGGCGGCTTCGATTACCCGTGGCTGAACAAGCGCCTGCTCAGTGCTGATGGCCAGGTCTTATCCGATCTGACCACACCCGCACGGGTGCGCCTGGCTCTCACGGAGTTGGGCACCACGTTCATCAAGCTCGGACAGATGCTCAGTACCCGCCCCGACCTCGTCGGTGCGCAGATGGCGGCGGAACTGGCCGAGCTGCAAGCGAATGTGCCCGCTGAGCCGGTGGAGATCGCTCGGGCGATCATCCTCGCGGATTTGGGACAGCCGGTTGAAGAATTGTTTGGCGAGTTCGATGAGGTGCCTCTTGCAGCGGCTTCGATCGCTCAGGTGTATGCGGCTCGTCTGCATACGGGTGAGCGTGTTGTGGTCAAGGTCCGGCGTGGCGGCATCGAGGCCAAGAGCACCACGGATCTGGAGATCGTCCAAGCCATGGCGGAGTTGCTGGAAAAGCATTCCCCGAGCCTACGCCCGTATCAGCCAGTCGCCATCGTGCGTCAGTTTCGTAAAGCCCTGCTGCGGGAGATGGACTTCACGTATGAGAAGCGAAACATCGAGGAGTTCACGCGCAACTTTGAGGATGAACCCGAGGTGCGCATTCCCCAAGTGTATGGAGATCTCTGCTCGCATCAGATCATCACCATGGAGCGGCTGGAAGGCATCTCCGGCACGGATATCGAGGGCCTGCGTGCCTCGGGAGAAAACTTGGCCGAGTTCGCACGACGCGGGGCGAACATGTATCTAGAAATGGTCTTTCGGGATGGTTTCTATCATGCCGATCCGCACCCAGGAAACCTGATGCTACTGCCGGGATGCATCGTCGGCGTCATTGATTGCGGTCAAGTGGGGCGCATCGATGACGAACTGCGGGATGAGGTGGAGGCGCTGCTGCTGGCCATTGTCGAAAATGACTCCACTCAAGTCACGGAACAAGTGCTGCGGTTAGGGGCCGTGCCGCCAGACTTCAACCGTGAACGCCTGCGCTCGGATCTGGACGAGTTCATGGCGGACTTCATCGGCCATCCGCTCCGCGACATCAATGTGGGGCATGCATTGACCTCCCTCATTGAGATCATCCGGCGTTATCACATTACCCTCCCGCCTCCGCTGGCGGTGCTGCTGAAAACCATCATCGTGCTGGAAGGCACGAGTCGGCGCTTCAGTCCTGATATCAGTCTGGCCGAGCTCATCCAACCCTTCTGTCAGCGCATGATCCTACGGCGCTTTTCCCCGTCTCGCATGATGCGCCGCGCCCGCCGCACGTATCGAGATTGGGATCGCCTCATCACCGTGCTGCCGCGGGATCTGGCGGACCTGATGTCGCGCTTCCGCGATGGTACCCTCACGGTGCATCTAGATCATCGGCACCTGGACCCGATCATCAACCGCCTCGTGTTCGGTGTGCTCACCGCCGCCATCTTCCTAGGCTCCAGCCAGCTTTGGAGCAGCGCCGCCCCACCGCTTCTGTGGGGAATCTCCATCTTCGGTGCGCTTGGCTACATGGTCAGCGTTTATCTGGGCTGGAGACTGATGCGCGCGATCCGGAAATCGGGGAATATTGACTCGAAGGATTGA